DNA from Ammospiza caudacuta isolate bAmmCau1 chromosome 6, bAmmCau1.pri, whole genome shotgun sequence:
ACTACTGGCTGAGGCCACCAACAAGGAGGCCAGGCAAGCTGTGGAGTGCTGACACCCATCTGCAAAGTGCTGGAGGGTGGCCACCACGCAGCTATCCACTGGTCATGGTTTTTGGTTGCTCAGTTTCAGGGCAATAGCCAGCCAAGAGACAGAGACAAAGGATCTGTGACCTGGCAGGAGCACTCTGCTAAAGATGGTCTTGGGTTTCAGCCCTGCTGAAACCAAGTGCAGGCAGGGTCTGTTGAGAATATCCATGACTGGGCAGAAATCTGCCTCCCCCTTGGGATGTGCAAGCAGAGCAATATTCAGACACACCTGACACTCAGTGTTATCAGTCCATTGCATTTTACTGTAAGCAGAAGCTTCACTGAACTCTCCGAGCCGCTGAGGATCAGTGGTGCCAAGGGGTGGCTTTTGTGAACCCGGGCTGTACAAGTGGGGCAGGCGCTGGCGAGCGGATGCGTTGCTGTGCGCGCTTCCCCCACATCCTGCCCTGTGGCTTTCAGCTTTCGCAAGGCTCGATCGCCCTTTCCTAGTGCAGTCCTCCAATACCATTAAaggcagcactgctgtcccAGCCTTGTGTTGTCTAACCCTGGGGGCATATTAGTAATTTACAGGGATCGTTATCTGCCATCAGGTAGGAGAGGCCAGCTTGTCAGTCCAGCCTGGCTCACTACAGGGCTGCTAGCTGCAGGCTGAGAGGCTGAAATTGTCCTAGTGTGGATGCTAAAATTGCCTCTGGTCAGCCAGAAGCTCACAAGCCTCCTGAACTGCTAGAGCCAGAAGCCAGCAGATGCATCCTGCTCCCCATCAGCAGAGCTATCCTCCTTTCTCTGATCATCTTCTTTCTGGGGATCTGCCCTTGGAAGGCGTTTCAGCTTTCCAGTGGGGAATGCCAGTCCTTCTCATGGCTGGCAAGGGAGATGACCTTTGAATTCTCAGTACTCTGCTTGCTATTTTCGTGCTTCATACTCAACCTCACTTTCTTGTCTGGGTCTTCTCCGCTTTCACAGGAGGTCTCTGCAGGCTGGTGGCTCTTCCAAGAGATTCAGCAATGTCCTGGGGTTGTTTCTTATGTAGGGGAGATCACAGGGATTGTGGGCAGAGATGGGAGGGATTTGTGCTCCCAACCGAGGATGTGTGGAGCACCCAAGGAGGTAGGATACACAGATGACTTAGAAGATGTACAGAGTGGGGAAGAAGATAAAAGGAACAGCACAAGAGCTTTTCAGACTGGGAGGAAATGATGAAGTATGTGATAGAGGAGGAAGTGGAGGAGGGACAAATGGATATGGGTCCTCTGTGGAAagaggaggggctgcagaacAGCAAGGCCAGTGCTGGGACACTGCAAAAGGCTAAAGGGATTCTTCTTTAAAGTATGCTGGGctttgcagggatttgggaggtTCCACTGAGCCAGAGTTGCCAGTCTCTTCCCCTGACAAGAGTGgtttctgcagctgcctgcaaaTGCAGTGGTGGAAGCAGGCAGGAGTGTGGCAGCACACTGAGGGATGTGCTGCGGCCTGTGTTCAGTGAGGGTCTGTTACCACCCAGGTCCCCTGAGTCAGTTTTCTTTACAAtctgcttttcccttccctccccatctCCCCACAGCTTGGTGACTTGAACATCCTGGATCAGACCTTTGGGGAGGCCACAAAGCAGCCAGGCATGACATTCATCGCTGCCAAGTTTGATGGCATCCTGGGCCTGGCATTCCCAAAGATCTCTGTGGAGGGCGCCGAGCCTTTCTTCGATAACGTCATGAGACAGAAGCTGGTCGAGAAAAATATGTTCTCTTTCTACCTGAACAGGTAGTGTTGGGTTTGGTGGCACACCCCTGGTTGCAAGGGCAAGCCCAGTGGGCTTTCCTCTGTTTTCCAGTAGCATCTCTTGTCATCTGCTGTTTTACACTCTGGACAGCACTTCCCAGTTGAGGAAGTCACAGCAAGTTCTGCTTGCAGGAGCAGTCAGGCCAAAATCTCTTATGTTTGCTGCTCTGAAGTAAGGAGAAGGAAGTAGAAATGCAGTTCTTTTACTGATAAAAAGCTGGGTGGATCTCTGACCAGATTTCTTAACTGATGAATAGACAGAGGATGTTTCCAGaggaaagagaaatagaaataagcagggctgtgtttgtgaGATTAATATTAGTGCAGTCCCCTTTATAGAGGTGAACAGCCCTAGTCTGCTGCCAGAATCCGTAAGCCAGGTGGTCACCACCATGTCACCTCCTCAGCAAAGGTGCCCCCCATCAGTCATCACTAATGAGGGGCCAGTGCTCTCTCACCACCCTGGGAgatgctcctctgcagctgccagcaccttcccacccactgctgctccccacaggaCACCCCATCACTTTTCTGGCACCATGGCAGCGACTCTGAACTACTTCAGCCCAAAAAGTAGCACGCCTAGGGCAGagagggctgctgctggccattCAAGCACCAGCCCTCCCCCATCACAATATTTCTTCCCATCTGCTCAGCAGTGAGCTCTTATCTGATGGTAACCTTGAAAGGATTCACTTCAAGGCTGCTGGTTGGCAGAGTTGAGTGCAGATAACCTAACCCTGCATCAGCTGTGTCCCGCCCTGCACAGGCACTTTTTACAAGCTGATTCAGGAAGTCCCTGTGTCAGTGCCTGGTTCCCCTTTGCCATCCCCCTTCCCTGCCATGAGTTTCTTCAGGTTTCTGTGAGAAAGTACCAGGTGAAAAGCTGCAGGATGCTTTGGCTGGgccaaaatattcccatttccccatcccagcctgttTCACAGTACCTGTCCTTATATTGATAGAACATAGCATGACATAATTTATCTGTCTCCAGTACTGTTAATGCTGTGCTTCACCTCTAAACACCCCAGCACATGTTTTGGGAGGCATTGAAGCAGGTTGTTCTCACCCTGTCCTTGATGTTCACAGGTTTGGGTGTTGTTTTTCAGAGATCCCTCTGGTGAACCTGGCGGTGAGATGGTCCTGGGAGGGACTGACCCCAAGTACTACAAGGGCGAGTTCAGCTGGTTTAATGTGACACGCAAGGCCTACTGGCAGATCCACATGGACTCGTAAGTTCCCCATCAACCTGACTGCGTGCAGGGGGTCACATGTGCTGACAGCACATGCCTGAGGCTTCAGTGAGACCCTCCTCGAAAAGGAATCATCCCTGCAACACatccacaccaaaaaaagcagattaaatCCCACCCTAGGGCTGGATTGTTTGTCGCTGGAAGGAGACAAAAGGCAGAAGCCATAAGGAGATGTTCCGCAAAATCCTTTCCTCTTGTTTGTGCCCTGACCCGTGACCTTTGAAAGGAtgcctgctgcatccctgcaaagcagagcagaatgCCAGTGTGTGCTCCTTGCAGGCAGGGCGAGCCCCATAGATGAAGCCCCAGTTGTGCTGAGCTCTCGGCAAGGCCTGAGCTGCATGGCTGTCCTGCACACGGCTCCGGAGGAGCAGGATGAGGCCTCAGGAAGGCAGCCCTTGACTGAAGGGCACGGCGCAGCAATCAGCGCGCATTGTTGGAGGCACAGGGGAGGAGAGCGGGCTGAGCTGACGGCCGCCAGCCCCACGGTCTATTCTGAGCTCTCCCACGTGATGGGAACTTAAAAGTGCCCTGTGATCAGAGTGTGTCCTTTTCCTGGGAATTGCATCCCTCCCCAGCGCGGCGTTTGAGTTCTCattttcccccagagctgcagcgTTGGCAGAGTATGGCAGACCCTTGGCGAGCAGGCTTTGTCTTTCTGcgctgctgtgaaatgcaatgcGGGCGAGGaggccaggcagctcctggcttgcCTTTTCTCTGCACAGGAACCCTTCCCTTGCCCATGGCTGTCACAGCACCCTTTaaccctttttttcctgcagtagCACAGTACTGTAAAAGTCCATAATTCATTGTCCTTAGCTCTCTCCCATGTCCATTAGCTGTGACACTAGCTCTGGAGTGCTGGTAGCAGGCAGGGTACGAGGCAGCATCCAGGCTCTCTGCAGAAATGCAGTTACACTTCAAGGCACCTGCTCAGTCACGAGCAGACAACAGAGAGCCAGGGGGTCTGTGCATTGAGTTGGTGCTGCATCAGTGTTTCTGAACATCTGTCCTTCCTGGATGGGTGTCTCTTACAGCCCTCCCTTGCTTGCCTGCATACTGCTTCCTGCAGCCTTCTCTGGGAGGCCTTTAAGGGTTGTCTAATGTCTGGGCATCTCTCCCCAGGGTGGATGTTGCCAATGGGCTAAGCGTGTGTGAGGGGGGCTGTGAGGCCATTGTGGACACAGGAACTTCACTCATCACTGGCCCCACCAAAGAAGTGAAGAAGATACAGCAGGCCATTGGTGCAAAACCACTCATAAAGGGAGAGGTGAGGCCGGGCTGAAAATGTGGGTGTCTATGGCCATAACAGCACCTATGCTTGCACCCTACTTTGTACCCAAATGCTTGTTGGGACCCTAGTCTTCTGCTCCCTCTCGTCTTAgttcccaggctgtgctcctggAAAAGccactggcacagcagagaCCCCTTCATCTCTTCACCCTGGGCAGCATGCACTGCCCTACTCATGCTCAGGGTAGAAAGCCCAGGTCCCATGAACTTTGGAAATCTTTGAGTCACTTCTGCCACCCATCTCTGGATGGTGGAAGAGAAAGGATCTGAGATGCAGCTGAGACAAAGGATTCACATTAATATGAGTCCAGAGACACTTTAATTAAAGAATATTTCATGCAAATGGCAATACTTTGTATGAAAGTTTTCAACCATCAAAGCTAATCTCACAAGACTTTTCCCTCCCTAAAATTTTGGAAGAATATGGATTATAAAGACCCTGTAGAAAAAAATTGCCTGTTCTGAAAGCTCTCCCAAATCAGAGCCATGAGCATTTGTGGGGCTTTTCTTTAGTGTCAGAGACCCAAAGCTGCAGCAACAGTTGGCTTAGACCTGCCATCATCCTCAAGGCTTGCCATTGTCTGTGAAACTGGTTTTGTCTGTGTACTGAGAcacagctgcctctcctctgGTAAAAACCCCCAGCCATGCCACATCAGCTGTGGCATCCTAGGACTCAGCAGAGCCAAAAGCTGAATCCAACATCCCTTGGCTCCATGCCTATCCATAAAGCCCTCTTGCCCCTCAACTTGGAGCCCtaggcagggagcagcctgcTTATCCCAGCTCAAGCTTCTGCACTCTGAGCTGAGCTGGTTTTAGGGAAAACCACAGCAAAGATGTGACTCTGCTCAAGGAAGACTTTGGGAGAGTGTGGGAGGTCCTATCTAAAACCTTTACTGTTGCAATTTCAGTACATGGTCCCCTGTGAAAAAGTGCCAACGCTGCCTGTCATCTCAATGAAAATAGGAGGGAAGTCCTTCAACCTCTCAGGAGACCAGTATGTCCTCAAGGTACGTCCAGGCAGATTTTTCCAGCCTTATGCTTCTTCCCCAAGGCCTGGCTTTTGCTTCCACTGTGACAAAACACAAGAGCAGCCAGAAcagtgctggagctggtgctcaggaaaaaatctgaaaggTTGGGGTGTCAGGGTGGTGGTACTGCAGATGGATCCACCTAACTTCATCAAAGTCTCACAGGAGTAAGACCCCCTGCATAGTGCTCGTGAGGAATAGCACGGTGGTTAAGGTAGGGGAGGCAAGCTGTTGCATCACTTCCAACAAACATTTAgctcttttctgctgtattcTGGTGCCATGAGGCCAGTCTTATTATAGCAGAGGCCACCAGCCTGTCATTTAAGCTGTCTGAATGAACTCACAAGGACCATCTTGTGCAGCCCTTCACCAGTGGCTCTAATTCAGAGCTGTGTGGGCTGGGAGGTTTATGGCCACGTGCAGCTTTGCTTGATGCTTTTGTGCCTAAGGGAGGGAGAGCTGGGTTTGCAGTTGTAGAAGTGGTGGGTTGGGGTCACTTTGGCAATCTGTGGATCTCAgtctgggagaggctggagcgAAGGCAGCCTTGCAGGTGTTCTTGACAAGCCTGCAAGGTTGAAGAAAGGGAATGGCCTGCTTAAATTGAAGCTCTCACTCTTCTTTTTAGATGACTGCACAAGGAGAGACTATCTGCATGAGTGGCTTTTCAGGCCTGGACATCCCACCCCCCGGGGGCCCACTCTGGATCCTAGGAGATGTCTTTATTGGACCCTACTACTCCGCCTTTGACCGTGACAACAACCGTGTTGGCTTTGCCACAAGTGCCT
Protein-coding regions in this window:
- the CTSD gene encoding cathepsin D — translated: MGPRGLLLLLALAGSCAALIRIPLTKFPSMRRILKEAGSEIPDMNAITESIKYKLGFAEAGKPTPEILKNYMDAQYFGVIGIGTPPQNFTVIFDTGSSNLWVPSVHCSLLDIACMVHHKYDSSKSSTYVKNGTKFAIHYGTGSLSGYLSQDVVTLGDLNILDQTFGEATKQPGMTFIAAKFDGILGLAFPKISVEGAEPFFDNVMRQKLVEKNMFSFYLNRDPSGEPGGEMVLGGTDPKYYKGEFSWFNVTRKAYWQIHMDSVDVANGLSVCEGGCEAIVDTGTSLITGPTKEVKKIQQAIGAKPLIKGEYMVPCEKVPTLPVISMKIGGKSFNLSGDQYVLKMTAQGETICMSGFSGLDIPPPGGPLWILGDVFIGPYYSAFDRDNNRVGFATSA